In Oryzias latipes chromosome 15, ASM223467v1, the following proteins share a genomic window:
- the LOC105355770 gene encoding myelin and lymphocyte protein-like produces MVSITLSKALPKGKKVFTTFPDVLFFPEFVLGGLVWILLILATIPLEQLGWVMFVSVFCFVGTALFFFIFFFGRHQKRFWPIVDVVYHFLSAVFYLSASIILVQLFKMESNLSLSFKFPIVQVDVAQGSDLHKNMGIAATVASFVATLLYFVHWIFSAIRWKRS; encoded by the exons ATGGTTTCCATTACTCTGAGTAAGGCTCTACCAAAGGGAAAAAAGGTCTTCACCACCTTTCCTGACGTCCTCTTCTTCCCTGAGTTT GTGCTTGGGGGCTTGGTGTGGATCTTGCTGATATTGGCTACAATTCCATTGGAACAATTGGGATGGGTGATGTTTGTATCTGTCTTCTGCTTTGTTGGAACGGCacttttcttcttcatctttttctttggaCGCCATCAGAAAAGATTTTGGCCAATCGTG GACGTGGTCTACCATTTTCTGTCAGCAGTTTTTTACCTGAGTGCATCAATTATTCTGGTCCAACTGTTCAAAATGGAAAGCAATCTTTCCCTTTCTTTTAAATTCCCTATTGTTCAAGTGGATGTTGCACAAGGATCGGACCTTCACAAAAACATGGGGATTGCTGCAACG gtTGCGTCCTTTGTGGCCACTCTTCTTTACTTCGTCCATTGGATTTTTTCTGCCATTCGATGGAAGAGatcctaa